In Helianthus annuus cultivar XRQ/B chromosome 9, HanXRQr2.0-SUNRISE, whole genome shotgun sequence, the following are encoded in one genomic region:
- the LOC110877081 gene encoding transcription factor RAX2, with protein sequence MGRSPCCDKTKVKRGPWSPEEDTILRNHIQNHGTGGNWIALPHKAGLKRCGKSCRLRWLNYLRPDIKLGGFTQEEDNIISSLYANIGSRWSVIASHLQGRTDNDVKNHWNTKLKKKLPSHNSTAINTNNNASNSAMQFSSSVFLPKQEVDQHQITNNSNFDYSIMNVSYQQQMTTSNSNSNSFNNTSPLQENQSLPNNVFSTANNYASWCDNGGVMDLGGDLMTDEYDFGQMIGEVANFNYSCQLWR encoded by the exons ATGGGTAGGTCTCCTTGTTGTGATAAAACCAAAGTGAAGAGAGGCCCATGGTCACCTGAAGAAGACACCATTCTCAGAAACCATATTCAGAACCATGGCACTGGTGGCAACTGGATTGCCTTGCCTCACAAAGCAg GGCTAAAACGATGTGGGAAAAGTTGCCGGTTGAGGTGGTTGAATTATCTAAGACCCGATATAAAGCTTGGAGGGTTTACTCAAGAAGAAGATAATATTATTTCATCACTATATGCCAATATTGGAAGCAG gtggTCCGTCATAGCATCGCATTTACAAGGAAGAACAGACAATGATGTAAAGAATCATTGGAACACAAAGTTGAAGAAGAAACTACCATCACATAACTCTACCGCTATCAATACCAACAACAACGCTTCCAATAGCGCTATGCAATTTAGCTCTTCGGTGTTTTTACCTAAGCAAGAAGTTGATCAACATCAAATTACAAACAACTCCAATTTCGATTACTCTATTATGAATGTGAGTTATCAACAACAAATGACTACATCAAATTCGAACAGTAACAGTTTCAACAACACGTCGCCTTTGCAAGAGAATCAATCTTTGCCTAATAATGTGTTTTCAACGGCAAACAATTATGCATCATGGTGTGACAATGGTGGAGTGATGGATCTCGGCGGTGATCTTATGACCGATGAATACGATTTTGGACAAATGATTGGTGAAGTTGCTAACTTTAACTATTCTTGTCAGTTATGGCGCTAA